A window from Salvia miltiorrhiza cultivar Shanhuang (shh) chromosome 2, IMPLAD_Smil_shh, whole genome shotgun sequence encodes these proteins:
- the LOC131011836 gene encoding uncharacterized protein LOC131011836 — translation MDPHNPFYDPNWCPDLSSDYHPDMGGINLEESSPEEEPVSAQQSVSPPKKGGRRKEMATKIKHDKAARYRHTYAPEHTDLIVQIWAEETNDSIRGTDQKGEAYWGRIRERVNPILGVDLKIKQLQGHWSRVSADVRLWEAVWVETHNNWPSGHSDDMIREKAQTLFKARSPHRASFNFWNAWRVLRNNPKFKSMYLLGDVHASKRTKTTEEGGFTTSASGEEISSARPIDNKAAKAAAKGKGKAAASHTSSDPPPEIVERLERTDEQMRAFTAQYQRRNDIRERELDMQLLNTDTTHMTDAQRALHASMVADVLRRRGLS, via the exons atggatccacacaaccctttctacgatccaaattggtgccccgatctctcctccgattatcatcctgatatgggaggaatcaacttggaggagagctcgcccgaggaggaaccggtcagtgctcagcagagtgtctccccaccaaagaaaggcggccggaggaaggaaatggccaccaaaatcaagcacgacaaggccGCTAG GTACCGTCATACGTATGctcccgagcatacggatctcatcgtccaaatttgggcggaggagaccaacgactcgatccgtgggacggatcagaagggagaggcatattggggccggatccgcgaacgtgtgaaccccatcctcggcgtcgaccttaagatcaagcaacttcaaggccattggtcccgggtgagcgcggatgtgcgtctctgggaagctgtttgggtggagacgcaCAACAATTGGCCGTCtggtcattcggatgatatgattcgtgaaaaggcccaaaccctcttcaaggctcgaagcccacacagggcctccttcaatttctggaatgcgtggagagttctccggaacaatcccaagttcaagtcgatgtacctccttggagacgtgcatgcctccaagaggacaaagactacggaagagggcggcttcaccacctcggcgtcgggcgaggagatctcttctgcccggcccattgacaacaaggcggcgaaggcggcggccaaagggaaagggaaggcagcagcgtcgcatacgagctcggatcctccaccagaaatagtggagaggttggagaGGACCGAcgagcagatgagggcattcaccgcccagtaccagcggaggaacgatatccgggagagggagctcgatatgcagctcctgaacacggatacgacgcacatgacggacgcacaacgtgcattgcacgcgtccatggtcgccgacgtgctcaggcgtcgtggtctatcctag